The Beijerinckiaceae bacterium genome has a window encoding:
- the minD gene encoding septum site-determining protein MinD: MAKVLVVTSGKGGVGKTTSTAALGAALAQSGKNVVLIDFDVGLRNLDLVMGAERRVVYDLINVVQGDAKLAQALIRDKRVPTLSLLPASQTRDKDALSDEGVARVIAELKEKFDWVICDSPAGIERGATLAMRHADVAVIVTNPEVSSVRDSDRIIGLLDSKTERAEKGERVEKHLLLTRFDAARAGRGEMLNVEDVLEILSVPLLGIIPESTEVLRASNIGSPITLSNPESAPARAYFAAVKRLNGEVIDMTVPSDRKGLFGKLFGRRAA; encoded by the coding sequence ATGGCCAAGGTTCTGGTCGTAACATCCGGCAAGGGCGGCGTCGGCAAGACGACCTCCACCGCGGCTCTGGGCGCGGCGTTAGCGCAAAGCGGCAAGAATGTCGTGCTGATCGATTTCGACGTCGGATTGCGTAACCTCGATCTTGTCATGGGCGCCGAGCGCAGAGTCGTCTACGATCTGATCAATGTCGTTCAAGGCGATGCCAAGCTCGCGCAGGCTTTGATCCGCGACAAGCGCGTCCCGACGCTGTCGCTGCTTCCCGCCTCGCAGACGCGCGACAAGGACGCATTGTCCGACGAGGGCGTCGCACGCGTCATTGCCGAACTGAAAGAGAAATTCGATTGGGTCATCTGTGACAGCCCCGCTGGAATCGAGCGCGGCGCGACGCTTGCGATGCGGCACGCCGACGTGGCGGTCATCGTGACCAACCCGGAAGTTTCGTCAGTGCGCGACTCGGACCGTATCATCGGTCTGCTCGACTCAAAGACCGAGCGCGCCGAAAAAGGCGAGCGCGTCGAGAAGCATCTCCTGCTCACCAGGTTTGACGCGGCCCGCGCCGGCCGCGGCGAAATGCTGAATGTCGAAGACGTGCTGGAAATCCTGTCCGTCCCGCTGCTGGGAATCATCCCGGAAAGCACCGAGGTGCTGCGCGCCTCCAATATCGGCTCGCCGATCACGCTCAGCAATCCGGAAAGCGCACCGGCGCGCGCCTATTTTGCCGCGGTGAAGAGGTTGAATGGCGAGGTCATCGACATGACCGTGCCGAGCGACCGGAAGGGGCTGTTTGGAAAACTATTTGGACGGAGGGCCGCATGA
- a CDS encoding nucleoside-diphosphate kinase, with translation MAIERTFSILKPDATQRNLTGAINALIEKAGLRIVAQKRVRMTRGQAEVFYAVHKARPFFGELVETMIAGPVVVQVLEGEDAIQKYRDVLGATDPAKAAPGTIRKEFALSLGENSAHGSDAPETAAIEIAQWFSGNEIVG, from the coding sequence ATGGCGATTGAACGAACCTTTTCCATCCTCAAACCCGACGCGACGCAGCGAAATCTGACCGGTGCGATCAATGCCTTGATCGAGAAGGCGGGGCTTCGGATCGTCGCGCAAAAGCGCGTCAGAATGACGCGCGGCCAGGCCGAGGTCTTTTACGCGGTTCACAAGGCTCGTCCGTTCTTCGGCGAACTCGTCGAAACGATGATCGCCGGGCCTGTCGTCGTGCAGGTGTTGGAAGGCGAAGACGCAATCCAAAAATATCGGGATGTGCTGGGCGCGACGGATCCGGCCAAGGCCGCACCCGGCACTATCCGCAAGGAATTTGCGCTCTCCCTGGGCGAGAATTCGGCGCATGGATCGGACGCGCCCGAAACCGCTGCCATTGAGATCGCACAATGGTTTTCCGGCAACGAAATCGTCGGCTAA
- a CDS encoding transglutaminase, translating to MTILSIAGFSLIGLVLLSPCDAIANAAETVRASSFAPISGPTAVPYGWGDFCRRNAGACNGEPISPTDIELTSKTIIEIERVDKWVNAQIKPVSDMEHWGLIDEWDYPTDGKGDCEDFALFKRKILIEEGFPRQALLMTVVKDEHNEGHAVLTVKTTAGDYVLDNMNDDMKPWNRTGYRFVKRQSQNDQNAWEQIGDPTAAPDYVSR from the coding sequence ATGACGATTTTGTCGATAGCGGGTTTTTCGTTGATCGGCTTGGTTCTTCTGTCTCCCTGCGATGCGATCGCGAACGCAGCCGAAACTGTCCGGGCGTCCTCATTCGCGCCGATCAGCGGCCCGACCGCCGTACCCTATGGTTGGGGGGATTTTTGCCGGCGCAATGCCGGCGCCTGCAACGGGGAGCCCATTTCGCCCACGGATATCGAATTGACATCAAAGACGATCATCGAAATCGAACGGGTCGACAAATGGGTGAATGCCCAAATCAAGCCGGTCTCCGACATGGAACATTGGGGTCTCATCGACGAATGGGACTATCCAACCGACGGCAAAGGGGATTGCGAGGACTTCGCGTTATTCAAGCGCAAGATCCTTATTGAGGAAGGCTTCCCGCGTCAGGCCTTGCTGATGACCGTGGTCAAGGACGAGCACAACGAGGGGCACGCGGTCCTGACCGTCAAGACCACCGCCGGCGACTATGTTCTCGACAATATGAATGATGACATGAAGCCCTGGAACCGCACCGGCTATCGTTTCGTCAAGCGCCAGTCGCAGAACGATCAGAACGCGTGGGAACAAATCGGGGATCCGACGGCCGCACCGGATTATGTGTCTCGCTGA
- a CDS encoding septum formation inhibitor MinC, protein MTAAANTRHSIRFHGRSYHAMVLAPEPPLANWLAEMDAWLARSPGFFLGRPIVLDLSILRPGKQGVAELLKELAERNIKVMGIEGAEPSWLDFAMPPLLLSGRQKGITDVLGKELPTESPESDATPDVAKAPEASKPSAVAAKNTEHPNSLLLDSSIRSGQCIVHPEGDVTIIGSVASGAEVIAGGSIHIYGTLRGRAIAGSRDSRARIFCRKLEAELLSIDGLYMVADDMPAHLRGKPIQVWLDGDSLTMVQD, encoded by the coding sequence GTGACAGCCGCTGCAAACACCCGTCATTCGATCCGTTTTCATGGCCGCTCCTACCACGCAATGGTGCTTGCACCGGAACCGCCTTTGGCGAACTGGCTTGCTGAAATGGATGCCTGGCTCGCCCGATCGCCGGGCTTCTTCCTCGGCCGCCCGATCGTTCTTGACCTTTCCATTTTACGGCCCGGCAAGCAGGGTGTGGCGGAGCTCCTCAAGGAACTCGCCGAACGCAACATCAAGGTCATGGGCATTGAGGGCGCCGAGCCTTCTTGGCTCGACTTTGCGATGCCTCCCTTGCTGTTGAGCGGCCGGCAAAAAGGCATCACCGACGTTCTCGGCAAGGAGCTTCCAACTGAATCCCCAGAGTCCGATGCCACGCCCGATGTGGCGAAAGCTCCCGAAGCTTCGAAACCCTCGGCCGTCGCCGCCAAAAATACCGAGCATCCAAATTCCTTGCTGCTGGACAGCTCGATCCGCTCCGGCCAATGCATTGTGCATCCGGAAGGCGATGTGACCATCATCGGCTCGGTCGCCTCGGGCGCCGAAGTCATCGCCGGCGGCTCCATCCACATTTATGGGACGCTTCGAGGCAGGGCTATCGCCGGTTCCCGTGATTCCCGCGCGCGCATCTTCTGCCGCAAACTCGAAGCCGAACTTCTTTCCATCGACGGCCTGTACATGGTGGCCGACGACATGCCCGCGCATCTGCGCGGCAAGCCCATTCAAGTGTGGCTTGATGGTGATTCGCTGACCATGGTTCAAGACTGA
- a CDS encoding CDP-alcohol phosphatidyltransferase — protein MFSYYRSLPNLISLGRLVLAPAIVSLIIAERWKEACVVFIIAGVSDAVDGWLAKTFELRTELGAYLDPLADKALIVSIYVTLAVVSVLPATIAIIVVARDVMIIGAFMISGFMRRPVKVKPLMISKLNTAAQISFAAMVLVAKAFHFPAAAWFQIMLYCVAALTIASTAAYLRQWIRHMSV, from the coding sequence ATGTTTTCCTATTACCGCAGTCTTCCGAATTTGATTTCGCTTGGACGCCTTGTCCTTGCCCCGGCGATTGTCTCCCTGATCATAGCCGAGCGCTGGAAGGAAGCCTGCGTGGTCTTCATCATCGCCGGCGTTTCCGACGCGGTCGACGGCTGGCTCGCCAAAACCTTCGAACTTCGGACCGAACTCGGCGCCTATCTCGATCCGCTGGCCGATAAAGCCCTGATCGTTTCCATCTATGTGACCCTCGCCGTCGTCTCCGTTCTTCCCGCGACGATTGCCATTATCGTCGTCGCGCGCGATGTCATGATCATCGGCGCGTTCATGATTTCAGGGTTCATGCGCAGGCCCGTCAAGGTCAAGCCGCTCATGATCTCCAAGCTCAATACAGCGGCACAAATCAGTTTCGCGGCCATGGTTCTCGTGGCCAAAGCCTTCCATTTTCCCGCCGCCGCTTGGTTCCAAATTATGCTTTATTGCGTGGCCGCACTCACCATTGCCTCGACAGCTGCTTATCTGCGGCAGTGGATCCGGCACATGAGTGTTTGA
- a CDS encoding cell division topological specificity factor MinE encodes MKLISFFRRQGSAPVARERLQILLAHERAVSGKSDLIAILQEEILAVIAKHFPVEAEGIKVKMERGEVVSTLEVEVEIPTPMCPGPVPPKSASKDVAALKEVVGPRLPAPQSANESISA; translated from the coding sequence ATGAAGCTCATCAGTTTTTTCAGGCGGCAAGGCTCCGCGCCGGTAGCCAGGGAACGGCTGCAGATCCTGCTCGCGCATGAACGCGCCGTTTCAGGGAAATCCGATCTGATCGCCATTCTTCAGGAAGAAATTCTGGCGGTGATCGCGAAGCATTTCCCGGTCGAGGCCGAAGGGATCAAGGTGAAGATGGAGCGGGGCGAAGTCGTCTCGACCCTCGAGGTCGAGGTCGAAATTCCGACCCCGATGTGTCCGGGGCCCGTGCCGCCCAAATCCGCGTCCAAGGACGTGGCCGCCCTCAAGGAAGTCGTCGGCCCCAGGCTGCCGGCGCCGCAATCGGCCAATGAAAGCATTTCAGCCTGA
- a CDS encoding phosphoribosylformylglycinamidine cyclo-ligase: protein MTKKNGLTYADAGVDIDAGNAMVEKIKPLVRATRRRGADAEIGGFGGLFDLKAAGFVDPILVAANDGVGTKVRVAIESGIHNTIGIDLVAMCVNDLVVQGAEPLFFLDYYAAGRLDPDAAAQVVEGIARGCIEAGAALIGGETAEMPGLYANADYDLAGFAVGAVERGRLLPRADIKAGDQLFGLRSSGLHSNGFSLVRKILEQNSLAWSAIAAFAPEKTLAEALLTPTRIYVRPILQALAETEGIKALAHITGGGFLDNVPRVLPPRLGVELDLSAIPVPKVFGWLAAEGALAEREMLRTFNCGIGMVLIVEAGHSAEVLKAFRAAGEDPIPLGKVVAAEEGARVICSGQLAL, encoded by the coding sequence ATGACGAAAAAGAATGGCCTTACCTATGCCGACGCCGGCGTCGATATCGATGCCGGCAACGCCATGGTCGAAAAAATCAAGCCGCTTGTGCGGGCAACGCGGCGGCGCGGCGCCGATGCGGAAATCGGCGGCTTCGGCGGTCTGTTCGATCTCAAGGCCGCGGGCTTTGTGGATCCGATCCTGGTCGCCGCCAATGACGGCGTCGGCACAAAGGTCAGAGTGGCCATCGAAAGCGGCATCCATAACACGATTGGGATCGATCTCGTCGCGATGTGCGTCAACGACCTCGTCGTGCAGGGGGCCGAGCCGCTGTTCTTCCTCGATTATTATGCCGCCGGACGGCTCGATCCCGACGCCGCCGCGCAGGTGGTCGAAGGGATCGCCCGGGGCTGCATCGAGGCGGGCGCTGCCTTGATTGGCGGGGAGACCGCTGAAATGCCGGGCCTCTACGCGAACGCCGATTATGATCTCGCGGGTTTTGCGGTCGGCGCCGTCGAACGGGGCAGGCTGTTGCCAAGGGCGGACATCAAGGCAGGCGATCAATTGTTCGGCTTGCGGTCGTCGGGTCTCCATTCGAATGGTTTTTCCCTGGTCCGCAAAATCCTCGAACAAAATTCGCTAGCCTGGTCTGCCATTGCGGCTTTCGCGCCAGAAAAAACCCTCGCCGAAGCCCTGCTCACGCCGACCCGCATCTATGTGAGGCCCATATTGCAGGCGTTGGCGGAAACGGAGGGCATCAAGGCCTTGGCTCATATCACCGGGGGCGGCTTTTTGGATAATGTGCCGCGCGTTCTGCCACCCCGCCTTGGCGTCGAACTCGATCTCTCGGCAATCCCGGTTCCCAAGGTCTTCGGCTGGCTTGCGGCGGAGGGCGCCCTTGCGGAGCGGGAAATGTTGCGGACGTTCAACTGCGGCATTGGAATGGTTTTGATTGTGGAGGCAGGCCACAGCGCTGAAGTCTTGAAGGCTTTCAGGGCCGCGGGCGAAGACCCGATCCCTCTAGGAAAGGTGGTTGCGGCCGAGGAGGGCGCGCGGGTCATCTGTTCCGGGCAGCTCGCGTTGTGA
- a CDS encoding AI-2E family transporter → MRIEWQIGFWIGAFLLLVLLLWLFSGVLLPFAAAGALGYLLNPVVDRLERIGFNRLGATLFIMACMVLVLGLIFVLVVPVLWRQLASFIEAMPAYAVKLQELISAASVNFQKDYGGTLLDKLGLGSQIGPDLGNATNNLVAQGAQWAASFLNSLLTRGAALISLVSLLVVTPIVAFYMLLDWHKMIATIDDLIPPRNRETVRTLARQIDTAMAGFLRGQSLVCLCLGIWYGLGLSLIGLNFGLLIGISAGALSFIPYVGSLTALVLSSTVAIVQNWPDWRLLAMSLGVFLVGQFLEGNILSPKLVGESVGVHPVWLIFALLAFGSLFGFTGLITAVPFAAAAAVILRFALKRYRESNLYTEVRRPSAKLLLDSKLAQLDHEDR, encoded by the coding sequence ATACGGATCGAATGGCAGATCGGCTTTTGGATTGGCGCGTTCTTGCTGCTGGTCCTGCTGCTTTGGCTGTTCAGCGGCGTGCTTCTGCCGTTCGCCGCCGCCGGCGCGCTAGGCTATCTCTTGAACCCGGTCGTCGACCGCCTGGAGCGAATTGGCTTCAATCGGCTCGGTGCGACGCTCTTCATTATGGCGTGCATGGTCCTGGTTCTCGGGCTGATCTTCGTTCTGGTCGTGCCCGTACTTTGGCGCCAACTTGCCAGTTTCATCGAGGCGATGCCGGCCTATGCCGTCAAGCTGCAGGAGCTGATTTCGGCGGCTTCCGTCAATTTCCAGAAGGACTATGGCGGCACCCTGCTGGATAAGCTGGGTCTTGGCAGTCAAATCGGCCCGGATCTCGGCAACGCCACCAATAATCTCGTTGCCCAGGGGGCTCAATGGGCGGCATCCTTCCTGAATTCGCTTTTGACACGCGGGGCGGCGCTGATCAGTTTGGTTTCGCTGCTGGTCGTAACCCCCATCGTCGCTTTCTACATGCTTCTCGATTGGCACAAGATGATTGCGACGATCGACGATCTGATCCCGCCGCGAAACCGCGAAACGGTGCGAACCCTTGCCCGCCAGATCGATACCGCCATGGCGGGATTTTTACGCGGCCAATCCCTCGTCTGTTTGTGTCTTGGAATCTGGTACGGGTTGGGCCTGTCGCTGATTGGGCTCAATTTCGGCCTTCTCATCGGCATTTCGGCCGGTGCGTTGAGCTTTATCCCTTATGTCGGTTCCCTGACGGCCCTCGTTCTGTCCTCGACGGTGGCAATCGTGCAGAATTGGCCGGATTGGCGGCTGCTCGCCATGTCGCTCGGCGTGTTTTTGGTCGGCCAATTTCTCGAAGGCAATATTTTGTCGCCGAAGCTCGTTGGCGAATCGGTCGGGGTGCATCCGGTCTGGCTGATTTTCGCGCTGCTCGCTTTCGGCAGCCTGTTCGGTTTCACCGGCCTCATCACCGCAGTGCCGTTTGCCGCCGCCGCCGCGGTCATCCTGCGCTTTGCCCTGAAGCGCTATCGGGAAAGCAATCTTTACACGGAAGTCCGGCGTCCCAGCGCCAAGCTGCTTCTCGACTCGAAACTTGCCCAACTCGACCATGAGGATCGTTGA
- a CDS encoding phosphoribosylglycinamide formyltransferase, producing MTLRRTRTAILISGRGSNMRALIERARSPFYPAEIVLVVSNRPDAAGLAFAKEHGIACAVVEHKIYAGREEFERSMQVLLDLHRIELICLAGFMRMLTPWFVGQWRERLLNIHPALLPAYRGLNTHERALADGVKIHGCTVHFVVPAMDEGPIIGQAAVPVLDSDTPASLAARVLAQEHLLYPAALACVAEGRARVQGNRVFCGEPSSPPAPLRVPFPD from the coding sequence GTGACCTTGCGACGCACCCGCACAGCGATCCTTATTTCCGGGCGCGGTTCCAACATGCGCGCCTTGATCGAGCGCGCCCGCAGCCCCTTCTATCCGGCGGAAATTGTTCTTGTCGTCTCAAACCGCCCGGATGCTGCCGGATTGGCTTTTGCCAAGGAGCATGGGATTGCGTGCGCCGTGGTCGAGCACAAGATCTACGCCGGACGTGAGGAATTCGAACGATCCATGCAGGTGCTGCTCGATCTGCATCGAATCGAGCTCATTTGCCTTGCCGGATTCATGCGGATGTTGACCCCCTGGTTCGTGGGTCAATGGCGGGAGCGGCTGCTAAATATTCACCCAGCCCTTTTGCCGGCCTACCGCGGTTTAAACACCCATGAGCGGGCCTTGGCGGACGGGGTGAAAATCCATGGCTGCACCGTGCATTTCGTGGTGCCAGCCATGGATGAAGGTCCGATTATCGGGCAGGCGGCGGTTCCAGTGCTCGATTCGGACACACCGGCCTCGCTTGCCGCGCGGGTACTTGCGCAAGAGCATCTGCTTTATCCGGCGGCGCTGGCCTGCGTGGCGGAGGGCCGAGCGCGGGTTCAAGGCAATCGGGTGTTTTGCGGCGAGCCATCCTCGCCGCCCGCTCCGTTGCGGGTTCCGTTTCCCGACTAG
- a CDS encoding exopolysaccharide biosynthesis protein → MYMLDAGFTILRRQLQRSSLGSRRVIVGGPAKRLFDIVAASLIIICIVPLIVFVSLAMKLLDPGPVIYPHTRIGHCGRRFKCLKFRSMVVGADEVLKALLASDPEIRDIWERTQKLPNDPRITPWGRFLRHSSLDELPQLINVLRGDMSLVGPRPIVPSEMARYGDKLGLYLSARPGLTGLWQISGRSDCSYDRRIELDAEYVRYWRFSTDLIILLRTVGAVIARKGVY, encoded by the coding sequence ATGTATATGTTAGATGCTGGGTTCACAATACTGCGGAGGCAGTTACAGCGGTCTAGTTTGGGCAGCCGACGGGTAATTGTAGGCGGACCCGCAAAACGGCTTTTCGATATAGTCGCCGCATCGCTGATCATTATTTGTATCGTTCCCCTCATTGTCTTCGTTTCACTCGCTATGAAACTTTTGGACCCCGGCCCGGTGATCTATCCGCACACAAGGATTGGACACTGCGGACGCCGCTTCAAATGTCTTAAATTCCGATCGATGGTCGTGGGCGCGGACGAGGTGCTGAAAGCACTGTTGGCGTCCGACCCGGAGATCCGCGATATTTGGGAGCGCACGCAAAAACTGCCGAACGACCCCCGCATCACGCCCTGGGGGCGGTTCTTGCGGCACTCCAGCCTTGATGAGCTGCCTCAGCTGATCAATGTGCTTCGTGGCGATATGAGTCTGGTCGGGCCGCGTCCGATCGTACCGTCCGAAATGGCGCGCTATGGAGACAAGCTCGGCCTCTATCTATCGGCGAGACCTGGCTTGACCGGGCTTTGGCAGATCAGCGGCCGCAGCGACTGCAGCTACGACCGGCGGATCGAGCTCGATGCTGAATATGTGCGCTATTGGCGGTTCTCGACGGATCTCATCATCTTGCTGCGCACGGTCGGCGCAGTTATCGCCCGAAAAGGCGTCTACTGA
- a CDS encoding peptidase gives MDFVPGVPSHPNWAVIPNPTSGLSQDDQAALERAMRELERTSLAIRLSAALGRQVSAIGAIVPAHISGIANRAAEAAIRGGLNFAIRSLAGKPMRDRRRMHKSIAVLAGAAGGAFGISSLPVELPFSTAIMLRSIADIARGEGQDLSDPATVLACLEVFALGGRADADKPIRYADLHGTNSNLEEGAVLETGYFAVRALLAKSVSEAAGYLSSRGLINDVAPALVRFVAQIGTHFGVVVSQKLAAQSVPLIGAAGGAAVNYAFADHFQTIARGHFTILRLERQYGASVIRAEYERLLSQG, from the coding sequence ATGGATTTTGTACCCGGTGTTCCGTCCCACCCGAACTGGGCCGTCATTCCCAACCCCACCTCCGGGCTTAGCCAGGACGACCAAGCGGCGCTGGAGCGCGCCATGCGTGAACTTGAGCGGACAAGTCTGGCCATTCGTCTGAGCGCGGCGCTGGGGCGGCAGGTGAGCGCGATTGGCGCGATCGTTCCGGCGCATATTTCCGGCATCGCGAACAGGGCCGCGGAGGCGGCCATCCGGGGCGGTCTGAATTTCGCGATCCGGAGCCTTGCCGGCAAGCCGATGCGGGATCGGCGCCGCATGCACAAGAGCATAGCGGTTTTGGCGGGCGCCGCCGGCGGCGCATTCGGTATTTCAAGCCTGCCGGTCGAACTTCCGTTCTCGACCGCGATTATGCTGCGCTCGATCGCCGACATCGCCCGCGGCGAGGGGCAGGACCTGTCCGATCCCGCAACCGTGCTTGCTTGTCTCGAAGTCTTTGCCCTAGGCGGCCGCGCCGATGCGGATAAGCCCATCCGCTATGCCGATCTCCATGGCACAAATTCCAATCTTGAGGAGGGTGCGGTTCTGGAGACCGGCTATTTTGCGGTTCGGGCGCTGTTGGCGAAGTCGGTGTCGGAAGCCGCCGGCTATCTGTCCAGCCGGGGCCTCATCAATGACGTCGCGCCGGCGCTGGTTCGCTTTGTTGCGCAAATTGGGACGCATTTTGGCGTGGTGGTCTCGCAAAAGCTCGCCGCCCAAAGTGTTCCGCTGATCGGCGCCGCCGGTGGAGCCGCCGTAAACTACGCCTTTGCCGACCATTTCCAGACCATTGCGCGCGGCCATTTCACAATTTTGCGGCTTGAACGCCAGTATGGAGCAAGCGTGATCCGCGCAGAATATGAAAGACTGCTTTCTCAAGGCTGA